A window of bacterium genomic DNA:
GATCAATATCATACAGGCGCCGATCGTATTTATCGCGGCAGCATTTCGGCCCGGATAAACGGAAAGAATCTCAACGCTGTGACGACCTGCGCACCTTTGGCTGATGCGCTCGCACGGGAAATTCCGGAAGTCGAAGCGAGCGCACGTCTCTATAGAGCAGGTAACTTTACGACCCGCCTGGGTGACAAGAGCTTTAATGAGGACAAATTCTTCCATGCCGACGCGTCGGTGTTCCGCGTTTTTACGATACCCCTGGTGAAAGGCAACGCTGAAAATGCTTTGACAGAGCCGTACTCAATGATCCTCAGTGAGAGGATGGCGGAGAAGTATTTCGGTAATGAAGATCCGATGGGTAAAGTTATCACAACGGACGGACGCTATGACTACAAGATCACGGGCGTTTTTAAGAATGTACCTGCTCAGTCCCATGTGCATTTCGACTTTCTTGCCTCATTCAATTCCCGTGACGAAAGCAAGGATGACCAATGGTTATCCAATAATATTATTACTTACGTCAGACTTAAAGATATCGGGATGTATAATGATTTTCAGTCCAAGATGCAGCCTTTGGTCATGAAATATGCAGGCCCGCAGCTTAAAAAGATCGTCGGTATTACCATGGAGGAGTGGTTCAAGAACGGCGGTGCCTATAATTACGTTTTTCAGCCGATTACTTCGATCCATCTTCACTCGCAACTGAATAATGAGATAGAACCCAACGGAAATATTATTTATGTATACATCTTTTCTGTCATAGCGGTTTTTATACTTTTGATAGCCTGCATCAATTTCATGAATCTTGCAACGGCTCGTTCCTCTAATCGCGCAAAAGAAGTAGGCGTGAGGAAGGCGCTCGGTTCGATGAAGAGTCAGCTGATGCATATGTTCCTGACAGAATCGGTGTTTATTAGTCTGCTGGCAACGGCGATCGCCATAGGATTAGCGGAACTCTTTCTGCCGGCGTTTAATGATCTCACGGGCAAGGGGCTTGAGGTCAATCTTGTGTCCAATCCGCTGGTGTTGTTGGCGCTCCTGCTTGTTGCTCTATTGGTCGGTCTCCTTGCGGGGAGTTATCCTGCCTTTTATTTGTCTGCTTTTGATCCGATCGCCGTACTCAAAGGCAAACTGGCCGGCGGAGCCAAAGGCCGGATCCTGCGTAGTACGCTGGTGGTAATGCAGTTCTCCATTTCGGTGGCTCTGATCATAGGAACATTGGTCATTAGGGGCCAGATAGATTTTGTTCAGAATAAGAAAATGGGTTTTGACAAAGAACATGTACTCGTTGTGGACAACATTTGGCTGATGCGCGACCAGCGTCAGAGCTTCAAACAAGCCTTGATGACCGTGAATGGCGTTGAACACGTGACTGTGGCCAACGGTGTACCCGGGCAGGACATCGGCAATTCCGCTTTTTATACCGAAGGACATCAGAACGATCCAAGGTTGCTGTGGACGCTGCGTTCCGATTTCGACATTGCTAAAACACTTAAGATGGAAATCTCCGAAGGACGTGATTTTTCCAATGAATTTGCCACGGATTCCACGTCCGTTATTCTCAACGAAGCCGCGGTGAAAGTTCTTGGTTTAACCAAGCCGCTCGCGCAGTTTATTTACCGTTTCAGCGAGGATAAGCCGCTCAAAGTGATCGGTGTGGTCAAAGACTTCAATTTCCAGTCTCTGCACCAGGAGATTCAGCCGCTGGTGATTCTGCCCGAAGGACGTGGATCTGTTGCTGCAATTCGGATTCGTCCGGACAATATTGCCGGTACGGTAGCTTCTGTGGAAAAGATCTGGAATCAGTTTCAGGCCGGACAGCCTTTTGTATATTCATTTCTTGATGAAGATTTTGACGCACTCTATCGCGCAGAACAACGTGTTTCGAAAATAATAAGTATCTTCGCCGGCCTTGCCATTTTTATTGCGTGTTTAGGGCTGTTGGGGTTAGCGGCCTATACGGCAGAGCAACGAACAAAGGAAATCGGAATTAGAAAAGTTCTTGGCGCGTCAGCCGCAGGTATTGTCGCACTGTTGTCGAAAGAGTTTTTGAAATGGGTTTTGATATCCAATTTGATCGCCTGGCCGTTGGCGTATTATTTTATGAACTCGTGGCTGGAAAATTTCGCATACCGCATCGACATTACGATGGGAGTATTTGTCATAGCTGGAGGAGCGGCACTTTGTATTGCGTTGTTAACGGTGAGTCTGCAGGCATTTAAAGCGGCTTCAGCCAATCCGGTCGAGGCGCTGAAGTATGAATAAATATAAACGGATTATGTCTTTGGTAGCCAATTGTTGTAAGCAACAAAGGAGTCGTTGATGTTCAAAAACTATTTTAAGATAGCTTTACGAAATTTATTCAAACACAAACTGTATTCTTCGATCAACATTATGGGCCTGGCTGTTGGGATGGCTTGTTGCATGCTCATAATCATGTACGTCATGTTTGAATCAAGTTATGACGGGTATCATAAAAATGCGGGACGCATGTACCGTGTATGGCGGGAATTTATGAACCCCGATAGCGCGACGAGCCTTACATTGGGGCCTATAGCGCCAAAATTTGCTCCGCTATTCCGTGAAAATTTTCCGGAATTTGAACATGTGACGCAAATAATACCGGATCGGGGAAGCCTAATCAGCCGGGATAATCAGTTTTTCAATGAGCCCGGTTTCATGTGGGCGGATGAGCATTTCTTTGATGTGTTTACGGCCCAATGGATTGATGGCGATGCAGTGACGGCCTTGAAGGAACCGAATTCGGTCATAGTGACGAGGTCGATGGCTAATAAATATTTCGGTGATCAAAACCCAATGGGGCAGTCGATAACCTATGAGCGGGAAGTTGCGTTTAAGGTTACCGGAGTAATTGAAGACACGCCCTTGAATTCGCATTTTCATTTTGATTTTCTCGCCTCGTTTGTATCACTAAAAAATTTAGCTCCTTCAAACTTTCTTGAAACATGGGGCAGCAATAATTTTTCCACCTATGTTGTTCTAAAAGACGGCGAGTCTCCGGATCGTATGGAGAGCAAATTTCCGGAATTCTTGGACCGGCATATGCCCGAGCAACAAGGCCGTAAGCCAAGTCAATTTACGCGCCTGCATATGCAGCCTGTAACGGATATTCATTTATATTCGCATTTGAATTCAGAGATCGGGGAAAACAGTGACATTACATACATCTATATATTACTTGCTGTAGCATTATTTGTATTGCTGATCGCTTGCATTAATTATGTGAATTTAGCAACGGCACGCTCCATGCGTCGGGCAAAAGAAGTGGGCATGAGAAAAGTGCTCGGAGCTCAGTATGCACAACTCATGCGTCAGTTTGTCGGCGAATCACTGATCATGGCATTTATAGCCATGGCCGTCGCAATCCTGTTGGTAGAATTAACGTTACCTTTTTTCAATGGATTTGTGAACAGGTCACTCGAACTTGATTACTTAAATAATCTATGGAGTTTTCTGTCTCTAATAGGTATTACCGCCATCGTCGGAATTCTGACAGGCAGCTACCCTGCTTTTTTTCTCGCAAAGAGCAAAACATTACTTGTATTAAAAAACGTCAAAGAAAATTCAAATCCAAAAAGTTGGCTTCGTTCGTCGTTGGTAATATTGCAATTCTCGATTTCTATAATTCTTATCATCAGCATGGGTATTGTATATAATCAACTGAGTTATCTTCACGACAAGGATATGGGTTTTAATAAAGAGCAGATTGTTGTATTGCCCAGCGGCCAAAGCATGTTGACCGACTTGGAAACTTTCAAAAATAAGTTGCTGCAAAATACCAACATAATCTGCGTTTCCGCAGCAAAACGAATTCCGTCGGACCGCTTGTTAGATGCAGGAGGTGCCAGTATAATAAAAAACGGTAAAGTGCAAGC
This region includes:
- a CDS encoding FtsX-like permease family protein; the encoded protein is MFKNYLKIAIRNLLKHRAYSAINVLGLAVGISACLLIMAYVVDELNYDQYHTGADRIYRGSISARINGKNLNAVTTCAPLADALAREIPEVEASARLYRAGNFTTRLGDKSFNEDKFFHADASVFRVFTIPLVKGNAENALTEPYSMILSERMAEKYFGNEDPMGKVITTDGRYDYKITGVFKNVPAQSHVHFDFLASFNSRDESKDDQWLSNNIITYVRLKDIGMYNDFQSKMQPLVMKYAGPQLKKIVGITMEEWFKNGGAYNYVFQPITSIHLHSQLNNEIEPNGNIIYVYIFSVIAVFILLIACINFMNLATARSSNRAKEVGVRKALGSMKSQLMHMFLTESVFISLLATAIAIGLAELFLPAFNDLTGKGLEVNLVSNPLVLLALLLVALLVGLLAGSYPAFYLSAFDPIAVLKGKLAGGAKGRILRSTLVVMQFSISVALIIGTLVIRGQIDFVQNKKMGFDKEHVLVVDNIWLMRDQRQSFKQALMTVNGVEHVTVANGVPGQDIGNSAFYTEGHQNDPRLLWTLRSDFDIAKTLKMEISEGRDFSNEFATDSTSVILNEAAVKVLGLTKPLAQFIYRFSEDKPLKVIGVVKDFNFQSLHQEIQPLVILPEGRGSVAAIRIRPDNIAGTVASVEKIWNQFQAGQPFVYSFLDEDFDALYRAEQRVSKIISIFAGLAIFIACLGLLGLAAYTAEQRTKEIGIRKVLGASAAGIVALLSKEFLKWVLISNLIAWPLAYYFMNSWLENFAYRIDITMGVFVIAGGAALCIALLTVSLQAFKAASANPVEALKYE
- a CDS encoding FtsX-like permease family protein, with product MFKNYFKIALRNLFKHKLYSSINIMGLAVGMACCMLIIMYVMFESSYDGYHKNAGRMYRVWREFMNPDSATSLTLGPIAPKFAPLFRENFPEFEHVTQIIPDRGSLISRDNQFFNEPGFMWADEHFFDVFTAQWIDGDAVTALKEPNSVIVTRSMANKYFGDQNPMGQSITYEREVAFKVTGVIEDTPLNSHFHFDFLASFVSLKNLAPSNFLETWGSNNFSTYVVLKDGESPDRMESKFPEFLDRHMPEQQGRKPSQFTRLHMQPVTDIHLYSHLNSEIGENSDITYIYILLAVALFVLLIACINYVNLATARSMRRAKEVGMRKVLGAQYAQLMRQFVGESLIMAFIAMAVAILLVELTLPFFNGFVNRSLELDYLNNLWSFLSLIGITAIVGILTGSYPAFFLAKSKTLLVLKNVKENSNPKSWLRSSLVILQFSISIILIISMGIVYNQLSYLHDKDMGFNKEQIVVLPSGQSMLTDLETFKNKLLQNTNIICVSAAKRIPSDRLLDAGGASIIKNGKVQAVNFRIASLNVDHDYIPTFEMKMAAGRNFQKQLASDSMKAFIINEKAAAMLGWTSPQDAVGQPFNYSDREGFIIGVVKDFHFESLHQEIAPIVMRISTSSLNKISIRIRPQDIPSTIGFLQSIWQEYRADYPFEYAFVDDRFDQLYRNEEKLGQVFGFFAGLSIFIACMGLLGLAAFMTELRTKEIGIRKVHGASVGNITVMISKEFMKFIIVASLIAWCISYFAMHRWLSLFAYHIEMNYFTFVLASMVALVIALSTVGFQAVKAATANPVEALKYE